One segment of Rhodohalobacter mucosus DNA contains the following:
- a CDS encoding CHAT domain-containing protein, protein MLAAQESNNPDQLFLEAKQLFLNNEKQEADRLFRSYYRDRCTSPENIERCAETEIYLGSITRSGGEYDQAEEFYTLARSRITDSREQHGSLLVWIYSQLFYLEDELENISLAESWVNKALELVDEEQMNGVPAARAYLANGSLQITLGNYQDAVDAFELALDQIHTDPESDNYETKRLLSQGYTNMGIAYGRLGLYDSALRQYENARQIILDTFGSQDREMALIYNSLGSISYFSGDHGTAAQYFLRSGSILSDIHGEIHEGVAIAYNNAGSSFMSLGDIVSATEYLEKAQQIKESLYGFENFDIAVGYNNLAYLYVQREEYGQAEEYYRLSIEIREKLFDKTHPSLTAPLLQLSSMYIQIENYSEARELLERVVEIAELRLDASHPDAIEAMMLIASSYMAQGQLDDAERGYIALINLLTENALAGDGDFLTVQPERVRYPVKLVESIRGYTATLYSKYLSNLNEGALTTILDAAELASRTIDFLQTTYQSEASKLNLLDKNHDIYATAIDAIYELYSMNNNPDRIDQMVYYSEKSRARIAMEYLQTVEARNFGSIPQEVIDDELKLNLRVTELFQRVNLEKEKGDEADSVLVGTLTDSLFHARRELQEFTAALEHNYPSYFELKYKQHIAGITDIQSFLSEDETAILYSFGRNHLYATVLGKNSKSLHKLDVDTGESVTGQINSLRSTLETGNREEYRQQAYLLYEQLFAPLRPDIRSESLILLPDQVLQYLPFELLLTDESEASEPDHELPFLIREFDFRYSPSATVMLSERSAEEEGSPQNLLALAPFEQDGVSYSTQTEISRAQNSLGALPLTGYEAREIASLFRQRDTAWNFFFPEQAEVLTGRRASKNRVLTGVMDDYGFIHFATHAFIHETNPSLSGIALHRGDDENGMVYISDIYNLRMNADLVVLGACETGLGELHRGEGLIGFTRAFFFAGVSNLVVSMWKVDDQSTANLMVNFYRNIRNDNMDYAAALRNAKLELINHPEYAFPSNWAAFILNVRQ, encoded by the coding sequence ATGCTGGCCGCACAGGAGAGTAATAATCCCGACCAACTCTTTCTTGAAGCCAAACAGCTTTTTTTAAACAACGAGAAACAAGAGGCCGACCGGCTTTTTCGTTCGTACTATCGTGACCGGTGCACATCACCCGAAAACATTGAACGGTGTGCAGAAACCGAAATCTATCTCGGTTCAATCACCCGTTCCGGAGGTGAATACGATCAGGCTGAAGAGTTTTATACTCTCGCCAGATCGCGCATTACAGATAGCCGGGAGCAACACGGTTCATTGCTTGTCTGGATCTATTCACAGCTTTTTTATCTGGAGGACGAACTGGAAAATATCTCACTGGCTGAGTCATGGGTAAATAAAGCCCTGGAGCTTGTCGATGAAGAGCAAATGAATGGAGTTCCTGCCGCAAGGGCCTATCTGGCAAATGGCTCCCTCCAGATTACATTGGGCAACTACCAGGATGCGGTTGACGCCTTTGAACTCGCTCTGGATCAAATTCATACCGATCCCGAAAGCGACAATTATGAAACTAAACGGCTTTTATCGCAGGGCTATACAAATATGGGCATCGCATACGGCCGGCTCGGACTATACGATAGTGCTCTGCGGCAGTATGAAAATGCAAGACAAATCATCCTGGATACATTCGGCTCCCAGGACCGTGAAATGGCACTCATTTATAATAGCCTGGGATCGATCAGTTATTTCAGCGGCGATCACGGAACCGCTGCTCAATATTTCCTGAGATCAGGTTCCATTTTATCTGACATTCATGGTGAGATTCATGAAGGAGTTGCTATAGCGTATAACAATGCAGGCTCATCCTTTATGAGCCTGGGCGATATTGTTTCGGCAACCGAATATCTTGAAAAAGCTCAGCAAATAAAGGAAAGCCTGTATGGTTTTGAAAACTTTGATATAGCCGTGGGCTATAACAATCTGGCATATTTGTACGTACAAAGAGAAGAGTACGGGCAAGCGGAGGAGTATTACAGGCTTTCAATTGAAATCCGGGAAAAGCTTTTTGACAAAACACACCCTTCACTCACCGCACCATTGCTGCAGCTTTCAAGTATGTACATACAAATTGAAAACTATTCCGAGGCTCGTGAGCTGCTGGAACGCGTTGTCGAAATTGCAGAATTACGTCTTGACGCTTCACATCCGGATGCAATTGAGGCAATGATGCTGATCGCAAGTTCGTATATGGCACAGGGTCAACTGGATGATGCGGAGCGCGGCTACATTGCGTTGATCAATTTACTTACCGAAAACGCACTGGCCGGTGATGGAGACTTCTTAACCGTTCAGCCTGAACGCGTCAGGTACCCCGTAAAACTGGTAGAATCGATACGGGGATACACGGCAACCCTTTACAGCAAGTATCTGAGTAATTTGAATGAGGGCGCCCTTACAACAATTCTGGACGCAGCAGAACTTGCTTCCCGAACCATCGACTTTTTGCAAACAACGTATCAGAGCGAAGCCTCCAAGCTGAACCTGCTGGATAAAAACCACGATATCTATGCAACAGCGATCGATGCAATTTATGAGCTCTACTCCATGAACAATAATCCGGACAGAATTGACCAGATGGTTTACTACTCGGAGAAAAGCAGGGCCAGAATTGCCATGGAGTACCTCCAAACCGTTGAAGCAAGGAACTTTGGAAGCATTCCGCAAGAGGTTATTGACGACGAGCTCAAATTAAACCTGCGGGTAACCGAACTCTTTCAACGGGTAAACCTTGAAAAAGAGAAAGGCGATGAAGCCGACTCCGTATTGGTTGGTACGTTAACGGACTCCCTCTTTCATGCGCGGCGGGAGCTGCAGGAGTTTACAGCAGCCCTGGAGCACAACTATCCCTCATATTTTGAGCTTAAGTACAAACAGCACATCGCAGGAATCACCGATATTCAATCTTTTTTATCTGAAGATGAGACAGCCATCCTTTACTCGTTTGGGCGCAATCACCTGTATGCAACCGTTCTTGGAAAGAATAGTAAGTCACTGCATAAACTGGATGTTGATACCGGTGAAAGCGTTACCGGCCAGATTAACAGCCTGAGAAGTACGCTGGAAACCGGAAACAGGGAAGAATACAGGCAGCAAGCTTATCTTTTGTATGAGCAACTGTTTGCTCCCTTACGGCCTGATATCCGTTCTGAATCTTTGATCCTGTTGCCCGACCAGGTTCTGCAATACCTGCCATTCGAACTGCTTCTCACGGACGAAAGCGAAGCCTCAGAGCCTGATCATGAACTGCCTTTTTTGATCAGGGAATTTGATTTCCGTTACTCTCCTTCAGCAACCGTCATGCTTTCTGAGCGCTCTGCTGAAGAAGAAGGTTCTCCGCAAAATCTGCTTGCTCTTGCTCCCTTTGAACAGGACGGTGTGAGTTATTCGACTCAAACCGAAATATCCCGTGCTCAAAACAGCCTGGGCGCCCTTCCTCTAACGGGATATGAAGCAAGAGAAATAGCTTCGTTGTTCAGACAGAGGGATACGGCCTGGAACTTCTTTTTTCCTGAACAAGCCGAAGTGCTTACCGGCCGGCGGGCTTCGAAAAACAGAGTGCTAACCGGCGTGATGGATGATTACGGTTTCATCCATTTTGCCACGCACGCGTTTATTCACGAAACAAACCCTTCACTATCAGGAATTGCACTCCACCGGGGAGATGATGAAAACGGAATGGTATATATAAGCGATATTTATAATCTCAGAATGAATGCAGACCTCGTCGTGCTAGGAGCCTGTGAAACAGGTCTGGGAGAACTGCATCGTGGTGAAGGGCTGATCGGATTTACACGCGCATTTTTCTTTGCCGGTGTCTCCAACCTGGTTGTATCCATGTGGAAAGTGGATGATCAGTCCACAGCGAATCTGATGGTTAATTTCTATCGCAATATCCGTAACGACAACATGGACTATGCAGCTGCACTGCGTAATGCCAAACTTGAGCTTATAAATCACCCGGAATATGCATTCCCTTCAAACTGGGCCGCATTCATTCTGAATGTGCGCCAGTAG
- a CDS encoding M28 family peptidase yields MRHSILAAAVIILAGCAAQEKTGSKDAGGQNIYSFSEHITPGFLQTHLQIIAHDSLRGRATGTPGLKKAASYLSGYYEELGIKPMGDNGSYYQTYRINAEFTDSLLYDTFRIEGEELVKINHTKESADSQGEYIRLYGGTRSLTGDVVFAGFGLNDPEYNINHLEGTDLEEKWVLIFEDIPYVQDGDTLISPEITSNSRIQAILGERDAAGILLISDYSQDEFEDLAAVSSSLMSKPSSMSLAYRDGNRSTNRVYKGINQISPRMAATMLELDDQEDLEAFRQSLIEDAHEFRARETGYYLEYTPFEGPGYIETQNVIALLEGADPVLKEEVLVLMAHYDHIGVTQPNDEGDAINNGADDNGSGTVALMAIANAFQEAADRGYRPGRSVLFLHVSGEENGLLGSRYYSDHPVIPIEKTVANFNTDMVGRSDPENIEKGDTDYVYLIGGEIISSGLDSLVQAGNRKSVNMRLDRSYNDLDDPNQFYRRSDHWNFGRLEVPFVFFFTGVHEDYHRPSDHSDKIDYDKLSRVARLIYTSSVEVANYDGRPVVDNQQFIEITRR; encoded by the coding sequence ATGAGACATTCAATTTTAGCTGCAGCGGTTATCATTCTCGCAGGCTGTGCCGCTCAGGAGAAAACGGGCAGCAAAGATGCCGGCGGGCAAAATATTTACAGTTTCTCCGAACACATTACGCCCGGGTTTCTTCAAACACACCTGCAGATTATTGCACACGATTCACTACGGGGACGAGCTACCGGCACTCCCGGCCTGAAGAAAGCTGCATCGTATCTGTCCGGATATTATGAAGAGCTGGGAATAAAGCCTATGGGCGATAACGGAAGCTACTATCAGACGTACCGGATAAATGCGGAATTCACCGACAGCCTGCTATACGATACGTTCAGAATTGAAGGAGAAGAGCTTGTAAAAATTAATCATACCAAGGAATCTGCCGACTCGCAGGGCGAATATATTCGTTTGTACGGAGGCACCCGTTCGCTGACCGGGGATGTGGTTTTTGCAGGATTTGGTCTGAATGATCCCGAATATAACATCAATCATTTAGAGGGCACGGACCTTGAAGAAAAGTGGGTACTTATTTTTGAGGATATACCCTATGTGCAAGACGGCGACACTCTTATTTCACCAGAGATTACAAGCAACAGCCGAATTCAAGCCATTCTCGGCGAAAGAGATGCTGCAGGTATTTTACTGATTTCCGATTATTCGCAGGATGAATTTGAGGATCTTGCGGCCGTTAGTTCATCGCTTATGAGCAAACCGTCTTCCATGAGCCTTGCCTACCGGGATGGGAACCGAAGCACCAACAGGGTATACAAAGGCATCAATCAGATCAGCCCGAGAATGGCAGCCACCATGCTGGAACTTGATGATCAGGAGGATCTGGAGGCATTTCGTCAAAGCCTGATCGAAGATGCCCATGAATTCAGGGCCCGGGAAACCGGTTATTACCTGGAATATACACCATTTGAAGGACCGGGCTATATTGAGACACAGAATGTCATTGCCTTGCTGGAGGGAGCCGATCCTGTATTAAAAGAAGAGGTGTTGGTTCTTATGGCACACTACGATCATATCGGGGTAACACAACCTAATGATGAAGGAGATGCAATCAACAACGGGGCGGATGATAACGGAAGCGGCACGGTGGCATTAATGGCTATCGCCAATGCTTTTCAGGAAGCGGCCGACCGGGGATACCGGCCCGGGCGAAGCGTGCTTTTTCTTCACGTATCCGGTGAAGAAAACGGGCTGCTGGGTTCAAGATATTATTCAGACCATCCCGTTATTCCTATAGAAAAGACGGTGGCTAATTTTAATACGGACATGGTGGGAAGAAGTGACCCCGAGAATATTGAAAAGGGAGATACGGATTATGTGTACCTGATTGGAGGTGAGATTATCTCTTCCGGACTTGACAGCCTTGTGCAGGCGGGAAACAGAAAATCTGTTAACATGAGGCTCGATCGCAGCTATAACGATCTTGATGACCCAAATCAGTTCTACCGCCGAAGCGATCACTGGAATTTCGGACGTCTCGAGGTACCTTTTGTATTCTTTTTTACCGGTGTACATGAAGATTATCACCGTCCCTCCGACCACTCCGACAAGATCGACTATGATAAACTTTCAAGGGTGGCACGGCTTATCTACACGTCATCAGTTGAAGTGGCAAATTACGACGGCCGGCCGGTTGTTGATAATCAGCAGTTTATTGAAATTACGCGACGTTAA
- a CDS encoding segregation and condensation protein A — MYRVQLKNFEGPLDLLLFFIKRDELNIYDIPISHITHEFLDYIRLMEELDLDVASEFIFMASLLMSIKARMMLPRENEHDEDLDEDDPRYELVQKLLEYKRYKEMAEKLTVIDEEARQKYYRGYAEADEVEKQATGEALKDVTLFDLMAAFRKVLADIKRQHTYHKVEKVQYTVEEQAEYVLNRLQSAGRTSFISFCMELKSRMAIVVTFLAILEMLKEQQINLFIEEDSSTDFYIDLKPVDEIIGASSGSFKSEFD, encoded by the coding sequence ATGTACAGAGTTCAACTAAAAAATTTCGAAGGTCCGCTGGACTTGCTTCTCTTTTTTATCAAAAGAGATGAGCTCAATATCTACGACATTCCCATCTCGCATATAACTCATGAGTTTCTGGATTATATCAGGCTTATGGAAGAGCTGGATCTGGATGTTGCCAGCGAGTTTATTTTTATGGCCAGTCTGCTGATGTCGATCAAGGCCAGAATGATGCTGCCCAGGGAGAATGAGCATGACGAGGACCTGGATGAAGATGACCCCCGATATGAGCTGGTCCAAAAGCTTTTGGAGTACAAACGCTACAAGGAGATGGCGGAAAAGCTGACCGTGATTGATGAGGAAGCACGTCAGAAGTATTATCGCGGTTATGCAGAAGCAGACGAGGTGGAGAAACAGGCAACAGGTGAAGCATTGAAAGATGTGACCCTTTTTGACCTGATGGCCGCTTTTCGAAAAGTGCTTGCCGATATTAAGCGACAGCATACTTATCATAAAGTTGAAAAAGTACAATACACTGTTGAAGAACAGGCAGAGTATGTGCTGAATCGGCTCCAGTCAGCCGGCAGAACATCATTTATTTCATTCTGTATGGAACTGAAATCCAGGATGGCCATTGTAGTAACATTTCTGGCCATTCTTGAAATGCTTAAAGAACAGCAGATTAATTTATTTATAGAGGAAGATAGTTCAACAGATTTTTACATTGACCTGAAACCGGTTGATGAGATTATCGGTGCTTCTTCCGGTTCGTTTAAATCAGAATTTGACTGA
- a CDS encoding MarR family winged helix-turn-helix transcriptional regulator, translating into MHSAANHFSREISRFFDSYFDEHKLATSYVQVLRLIDEQQSITQKEIADRMNLAPSTITRFIGKLNKMGLIEKTRSGKEMSVHISEGEKNTVRNMISLLKKAEKDLEALLGSKYIETTSALLNYGANEIQSRLDES; encoded by the coding sequence ATGCATTCAGCCGCAAATCACTTTAGCCGGGAAATCAGCCGTTTCTTCGATTCTTACTTTGATGAACACAAGCTTGCCACCTCCTACGTACAGGTGCTGCGTTTGATTGACGAGCAACAATCAATAACTCAGAAAGAGATTGCAGACAGAATGAACCTGGCTCCATCCACCATAACAAGATTTATCGGAAAGCTGAACAAAATGGGGCTTATTGAGAAAACCAGATCAGGTAAGGAAATGTCGGTCCATATCAGTGAAGGCGAAAAAAATACTGTACGGAACATGATTTCTTTGCTTAAAAAGGCCGAAAAGGATCTTGAAGCACTACTGGGCAGTAAGTATATCGAAACCACGTCTGCTCTGCTCAATTACGGAGCAAATGAGATTCAGTCAAGGCTTGATGAGTCATGA
- a CDS encoding GntP family permease has protein sequence MTAFLWLLLVVGLIIWMTSRLKVHPFLALLFGSIMMGVVSGIPVNTLLTTLAGGFGTTLQSIGIVIACGTIIGEYLNRSGGAAVLANRLLRLTGEKKAPLAMSMTGYIVSIPVFCDSGFIVLSSLMKAVGKKTGTAVTVLAIALASGLYATHVFVPPTPGPLAAAATLGADIGRVLLLGLCVSVPVMLTALAWAYYWCGRYRIELDLSEKQEPSTNHPPSFSIAAAPILIPILLIALKSFAEYPSAPFGESVLFSSIVFIGDPIMALLIAVILSFFMVGRGEKRIKNLWLEEALMKAGIIILITGAGGAFGAILRETGIGDFAARFATAGGLGIIIPFLIAAFLKTAQGSSTVSIITAAGICVPLLEPLGLSSETGIALAVLAIGAGALTVSHVNDSYFWVVAKFSDMDTSTALKTHTSTTLVMGVTGYLIIQLMAWFLL, from the coding sequence ATGACCGCTTTTCTATGGCTCTTGCTGGTTGTCGGTTTAATTATCTGGATGACAAGCCGTCTCAAAGTTCATCCATTCCTGGCGCTTCTTTTTGGGTCCATCATGATGGGCGTTGTATCCGGCATTCCCGTAAACACACTTCTTACTACACTTGCAGGTGGATTTGGTACTACCCTCCAGAGTATCGGCATCGTCATCGCTTGCGGCACCATTATCGGTGAATATTTGAACCGGTCGGGCGGTGCTGCCGTACTCGCGAACAGGCTGCTCCGGCTAACGGGTGAAAAAAAGGCCCCTTTGGCCATGAGTATGACCGGTTATATCGTTTCTATTCCCGTTTTCTGCGACTCCGGTTTCATTGTTCTCTCTTCCCTGATGAAAGCCGTTGGGAAAAAGACGGGCACTGCCGTAACCGTACTTGCCATTGCGCTTGCTTCCGGCCTGTATGCCACACATGTTTTCGTGCCGCCAACACCGGGCCCCCTGGCCGCTGCCGCAACGCTGGGGGCCGACATCGGTCGTGTCCTGCTTCTGGGGCTCTGCGTATCCGTGCCGGTAATGCTAACCGCTCTTGCATGGGCATATTACTGGTGCGGCAGGTATCGCATCGAATTGGATTTATCAGAAAAACAGGAACCGTCCACCAATCATCCGCCATCATTTTCTATTGCTGCCGCTCCGATATTGATACCTATCCTGCTCATTGCCCTAAAATCGTTTGCAGAATACCCCTCTGCACCTTTTGGTGAGTCAGTACTGTTTTCATCGATTGTCTTTATCGGCGATCCCATCATGGCCCTTTTAATCGCTGTAATTCTGTCTTTTTTCATGGTTGGCAGGGGCGAAAAAAGGATCAAAAACCTATGGCTCGAAGAAGCCCTGATGAAAGCAGGGATTATCATTCTTATTACCGGTGCGGGCGGTGCATTCGGTGCTATACTGAGAGAGACCGGGATCGGTGATTTTGCCGCCCGTTTTGCCACAGCCGGCGGGCTTGGCATTATCATCCCGTTCCTTATCGCTGCCTTTCTCAAGACCGCACAGGGCTCCTCAACCGTCTCCATAATCACTGCGGCCGGAATCTGTGTACCTCTGCTGGAACCCCTGGGTCTGAGCTCGGAAACCGGTATTGCGCTCGCGGTACTAGCGATCGGGGCAGGTGCGCTTACCGTATCGCATGTAAATGACAGCTACTTTTGGGTGGTAGCCAAATTTTCGGATATGGACACCTCTACAGCACTGAAAACACATACCTCTACAACCCTGGTAATGGGCGTAACGGGATATCTTATCATCCAGCTGATGGCCTGGTTTCTTCTTTGA
- a CDS encoding Ig-like domain-containing protein, producing the protein MIIHEPYRHWLFVFLITVCSVVEGAAQSAGDHPFPFSTDSTHITVWNGENYTPLFIKGINLGIAVPGTFAGSLAASADDYRRWFHMMREAGFNSIRIYTLHYPRFYRELRRYNLENPQYPLFLFQGIWLEEQIEGYDEDLFFLTETFEQETRENIRAIHGDITIAPRLGKAHGVFDADVSPWVIGYIAGREIHPPEVLHTNQTRPGITSYEGEYLSISNTQASEAWITARLDHLLSFEMENYGTQRPVSASSWPTLDPLEHPFEENLYEVSASIDVSGIDYSNADAGFFVSYHAYPYYPNYISRHPEYTSYFDHLGQNSYLGYLTKLKEHYPEFPLILAEFGGSSSWGVAQYAQNGIHHGGYPETEQGENNIRMLMNIHQAGAGGGMQFSWMDEWFKQTWITNPFDFDINRRVLWHNVTAAEQNFGLIGFRTPEREMQQWEAFGEQEPITALHADAGYAYFKMQLDLQQHIAEDDTVWISIDSYDSNLGESILPSGDIVADRAEFALMITNYSAKLFVTEAYDLFGIWHGTSAPEQLYRSVPTDGAPWKLVRWKNNVKDQETQDIGNLGVNRLGTPPKSTDAVFLYEDRIVVRLPWSLLQFTDPSRLEAMHDDRTVPGIQTQISDGIKAVIFYNGFAGTATTRFNWQPWNLPDDTEEYKKDSYYVIKERLRSLPGNPIAVTDSYRVGVEGINRIGGDEGVLLNDLSPDGSPMEAILVQPPQHGLIQIGADGSFSYAPEAGFTGDDAFLYRVRAGSHVSEPVHVHLNVEGTPVGDGFVSLYPNPSNNQFTIRASSVIDRIEFFTITGQKLYEVNVNSTQASISLPSAPSGVYFARVYSGRDTQLKKFMIVK; encoded by the coding sequence ATGATTATTCATGAACCGTATCGGCATTGGCTATTTGTTTTCTTAATTACGGTATGCTCCGTAGTTGAGGGAGCAGCTCAGTCTGCAGGCGATCATCCTTTCCCTTTTTCCACCGACAGTACACATATAACCGTTTGGAACGGCGAGAACTATACGCCTCTTTTTATAAAAGGGATTAATCTGGGAATTGCTGTTCCCGGCACATTTGCGGGCAGTCTTGCCGCAAGCGCAGATGATTACCGGCGATGGTTTCATATGATGCGTGAAGCCGGCTTTAACAGCATACGTATATACACGCTGCACTATCCGCGCTTTTACAGAGAGCTGCGCCGCTATAACCTGGAGAATCCTCAATATCCGCTCTTTCTCTTCCAGGGCATCTGGCTGGAAGAACAGATTGAAGGGTACGATGAGGACCTGTTTTTTCTGACGGAAACCTTTGAGCAGGAGACGCGTGAAAATATTCGTGCCATTCACGGTGACATAACGATTGCTCCGCGTCTGGGAAAAGCGCACGGTGTTTTTGATGCGGATGTATCACCCTGGGTGATCGGGTACATCGCAGGAAGGGAAATCCATCCTCCGGAAGTGCTTCATACCAACCAAACCCGTCCCGGTATTACGTCATATGAAGGAGAGTATCTTTCAATTTCCAATACACAGGCGTCCGAGGCCTGGATAACTGCACGCCTGGACCACCTGTTGAGCTTCGAAATGGAAAACTATGGCACCCAGCGTCCGGTTTCAGCTTCCAGCTGGCCAACCCTGGATCCTCTTGAGCACCCGTTTGAGGAAAATCTATATGAGGTAAGTGCATCCATAGACGTTAGCGGTATTGACTACAGCAATGCAGATGCCGGTTTTTTTGTATCGTATCACGCGTATCCGTACTACCCCAATTATATCAGCCGCCATCCTGAATATACGTCCTACTTCGACCATCTGGGCCAAAACAGCTACCTTGGATATCTGACTAAATTGAAAGAGCACTATCCGGAATTCCCACTGATTTTAGCAGAGTTTGGCGGTTCCTCCAGCTGGGGAGTGGCTCAATATGCCCAGAACGGTATCCATCACGGAGGCTACCCCGAAACAGAGCAGGGAGAGAACAATATTCGAATGCTTATGAATATTCATCAGGCAGGTGCAGGAGGGGGTATGCAATTTTCCTGGATGGACGAATGGTTCAAACAGACCTGGATTACCAACCCCTTCGATTTTGATATCAATCGCAGGGTGCTCTGGCATAATGTTACCGCTGCAGAACAAAATTTCGGGCTTATCGGCTTTCGCACACCGGAACGTGAGATGCAGCAGTGGGAAGCATTTGGAGAGCAGGAACCCATCACGGCATTGCATGCTGACGCCGGCTACGCCTATTTTAAGATGCAACTCGACCTTCAGCAGCATATTGCTGAGGATGATACGGTCTGGATTTCAATAGATTCCTATGATTCAAACCTGGGAGAGTCCATATTACCTTCAGGCGATATTGTGGCCGATCGCGCCGAGTTTGCACTTATGATCACGAACTACTCGGCCAAACTGTTCGTGACGGAGGCCTATGACCTGTTTGGAATATGGCACGGTACCTCTGCGCCTGAGCAGCTATACCGCTCGGTTCCCACCGATGGCGCTCCGTGGAAACTGGTAAGGTGGAAAAATAATGTGAAAGATCAGGAGACGCAGGACATCGGCAACCTGGGAGTAAACAGGCTCGGAACTCCGCCTAAAAGTACCGATGCTGTATTTTTATACGAAGACCGGATTGTTGTAAGGCTGCCATGGTCACTGCTTCAATTTACCGATCCGTCCAGGCTGGAAGCGATGCACGATGACCGCACGGTTCCCGGAATCCAAACCCAAATATCCGATGGTATAAAAGCGGTTATTTTTTACAATGGATTTGCGGGAACAGCGACAACCAGATTTAACTGGCAGCCGTGGAACCTGCCGGACGATACAGAAGAGTATAAAAAAGATAGCTATTACGTTATCAAAGAGCGGCTCCGTTCACTTCCGGGCAACCCTATAGCGGTTACAGATTCATATCGGGTGGGGGTTGAAGGCATAAACCGTATAGGCGGCGACGAGGGTGTATTGTTGAATGATCTCTCACCGGACGGTTCACCCATGGAGGCAATCCTGGTTCAGCCTCCTCAGCACGGATTGATTCAAATCGGGGCGGATGGAAGCTTTTCATATGCGCCGGAGGCGGGATTTACCGGCGATGACGCATTTCTCTATCGTGTTCGCGCAGGTTCACATGTTTCGGAACCCGTACATGTCCACCTGAATGTGGAAGGTACGCCGGTGGGCGACGGTTTTGTGTCGCTTTATCCGAATCCAAGTAACAATCAGTTTACAATTCGTGCTTCTTCCGTCATCGACCGGATTGAATTCTTTACCATTACCGGACAGAAACTTTATGAAGTGAACGTAAACTCAACCCAGGCCAGCATTTCTTTGCCTTCTGCGCCGTCAGGTGTCTATTTCGCCAGAGTCTATTCCGGCAGGGATACACAACTGAAGAAGTTTATGATTGTGAAATAG
- a CDS encoding HD domain-containing protein → MDIQLLEKRCREYISSLADANTDTAHDLNHTERVVENAKLILSKENADEEVTIAAAWLHDCVVLPKNDPDRHAASTMAANKAIQFLQKIGFDEKKHEDIAHAIKVHSFSADMKPRTLEAKIVQDADRLDALGAIGLARCFLVGGSLNRSLYNRMDPFCVSREPDDTRFTVDHFYSKLFKLPDLMKTETGKKEARKRVDFMKEFIKQLHREIPESGR, encoded by the coding sequence ATGGATATTCAGCTGCTTGAAAAAAGATGCCGGGAATACATTTCTTCACTAGCAGATGCAAATACAGACACTGCACATGACCTGAATCACACTGAACGTGTGGTGGAAAACGCCAAACTGATTTTGAGTAAAGAAAATGCAGACGAGGAAGTTACGATCGCAGCGGCCTGGCTTCACGATTGTGTAGTGCTTCCTAAAAATGACCCCGACAGACATGCGGCATCAACAATGGCTGCAAATAAGGCGATCCAGTTTTTACAGAAGATCGGGTTCGACGAAAAAAAACATGAAGATATAGCCCATGCCATTAAAGTTCACAGCTTTTCAGCCGATATGAAACCCAGGACCCTGGAAGCAAAAATCGTACAGGATGCGGATCGACTGGATGCTTTGGGAGCTATTGGACTGGCACGATGCTTTTTAGTGGGCGGCAGCCTCAATCGGTCACTCTATAATCGAATGGATCCTTTCTGTGTAAGCAGAGAGCCCGATGATACACGGTTCACCGTAGATCACTTCTATTCCAAGCTGTTTAAGCTTCCTGACCTCATGAAAACTGAAACAGGTAAAAAAGAGGCCCGCAAACGAGTTGATTTTATGAAAGAATTCATAAAACAATTACACAGAGAAATCCCCGAAAGCGGACGTTAA